The following coding sequences are from one Homalodisca vitripennis isolate AUS2020 chromosome 7, UT_GWSS_2.1, whole genome shotgun sequence window:
- the LOC124366663 gene encoding uncharacterized protein LOC124366663 produces the protein MDTVGLEDFNSIDRALGTTLSSQIDFFYPAFLCLVATQLLSYLRFLKANNWFYIFNVVITSLSMVQTAFMKHMVSKRIICIQEKAAEETQNVLDLVQTTRRVHNLNKKINEVFSLRVANAIFIGFTFFLHCLLSHWRVYGLHKEIECFESISPFYASLFQSHIITELIFLAGISSKITSTVDSLSWDTNRRISFGKHSMEHRKKRTNANMFANAQLNPVECHEPSSLLQISAYIEMDLQ, from the exons ATGGACACAGTTGGCCTTGAGGACTTCAATAGCATTGATCGAGCTCTGGGTACTACGTTGAGTTCTCAAATTGACTTCTTCTACCCGGCGTTTTTATGTCTGGTAGCTACACAACTTTTGTCCTACCTCAGGTTTCTAAAAGCGAATAATTGGTTCTACATATTCAATGTAGTTATAACCTCATTATCTATGGTTCAAACTGCCTTTATGAAGCACATGGTCTCGAAAAGAATTATTTGTATCCAAGAAAAGGCAGCAgaagaaactcaaaatgttttggacTTAGTTCAAACAACGAGAAGAgttcataacttaaataaaaaaataaacgaagtCTTTTCACTACGTGTGGCCAATGCGATATTTATAGGTTTCACATTTTTTCTACACTGCCTACTGTCTCACTGGAGAGTCTACGGTCTCCACAAGGAAATCGAGTGTTTCGAGTCTATATCTCCTTTTTACGCTTCTCTGTTTCAAAGCCACATCATCACGGAATTGATTTTCTTGGCTGGAATCTCGTCAAAGATAACGAGCACA GTGGACTCGCTGTCTTGGGACACCAACAGAAGAATAAGTTTTGGAAAGCACTCAATGGAACATAGGAAAAAG AGAACCAATGCAAacatgttcgctaacgctcaactaaATCCCGTGGAGTGCCATGAACCATCATCGCTTCTGCAGATCAGTGCATACATAGAAATGGACCTCCAGTAA